The Accipiter gentilis chromosome 8, bAccGen1.1, whole genome shotgun sequence genomic sequence TTTTAAGAACATACCTAATTTTTCCCTATTTTACAAAGGAGACTGACTTTCCCATGCTGAGGCCAAGTGTATCTGCCCAGCTGACTGCGTAAAGATTATATAGCATTTGCAGGCTCAGGAGCCCATAATGGATAATGGTTTTAACTTCAGCAGCATGCTATGAGAGGATATTGCTGCAATCTGTGATGAACCAAGAACAGAGAAATCAACTGTGAAGTTTTTGGAATAAACCATTATGGAAACAATTTAACTTTGGAATCCTATGGGTAGATCCCGCCCTGTGAAGTGATCTGAAAATAGTTCTCTCTTGGCAATCGGTGTCAAATCCTTTGTTGTGTGGCAGGAATGATAggtaccttaaaaaaaagaaaggggaagcagaTACTCCATACCTTGAAATTCCTGAGATGCCAcagtttaaacaaacaaagaGCAGAGATAGAAAGGTTCCTAGAGCTTCTCTGCTCCCTAGCAAGGAGAAGCCTTTGCAGTTTTAAGGAAAACTGGTTAGTTGAGAACATTTGTCAGCCAGCGAGTGGCTTGTACATAACCTCAGTTCTGGGTGATTGTATTTCCTGTAGGCTGAAGGTGAGGTGGCAGCTCTGAACAGACGTATCCAGCTAGTGGAAGAGGAGTTGGATCGTGCCCAAGAACGGCTGGCCACAGCCTTGCAGAAACTGGAGGAGGCTGAGAAAGCAGCGGATGAGAGTGAGAGGtacgtttccttttttttccccagtaaaaatTGAATATATATGAATTAAATATTCCTGTATCATTTAGTATCTGCACGTGTTAATGTGGATTGCAGGTCAGAGACTTGGAACTTTTTGATAAGCTTGAATGAGTAGTTCTGTTAGCCTTGAAGAGCACGATAGTATGGGCACAACGAGCCGCTTTTTGGTTACAAACACTGAATTCCGCTTTAGGACCTTTGAGAGAAAAATGCTAAAATGCTTCTACATTAAACATATTTGCTATGATTTCTGCAGAGGAATGAAGGTTATTGAGAACAGAGCAATGAAAGatgaagagaaaatggaaattcaggaaatgcAACTGAAGGAGGCTAAGCATATTGCTGAAGAAGCTGACCGCAAATATGAAGAGGTAAAAGGGATAAGGAAATTATTAAACTTACGGGAGAACCACGAACAACTTTGGTGCTCTTCAGTGTACTCATTCTTTGTGTGCTTTTCACTGTGTGATGGTTCGCCTTTAGAAGGTTCCCAAAAAGGAGTAATTTTAATAGTGACTTTGGCAGCACCTTAGATATGTAATGCTAAGAACACTGCAAAATCtaatttatttggggaaaaagtcTGTCATGTCTGTGCATGTATGTTTTAACCTAATTCTATCATTCACAAGGAAAGCACAAGCGTAGTGCTTTGAGAGAAACGTGGTAGAAATTACAGACTGGCTTGATACAGCTATTGTCTCTTTATAGGTTGCCCGTAAACTGGTTATTTTGGAGGGTGAACTGGAAAGAGCTGAAGAGCGTGCAGAGGTGTCTGAAGTGTGAGTAATTTCGTATACACGGAAGCAGTTTAGAATACAGTAAAGGTCAAAGCTGTATTTCAAGTAGAAAAATCTACTACTGGTAGGCGGGCATGTAGAAAAGCTTTTTTGTAACCTACATACCAAATTTTCTCCTTTCAGACTTAATAATTACTTCATCCCTTGTATTTTTAGActctttgaaaattaaattaagtcaTAACAGGGACATTAGTCAtttatacttttttccccccctataGTAAATGTAGTGACCTTGAAGAGGAGTTAAAGAACGTCACTAACAACCTGAAGTCCTTGGAAGCTCAGTCTGAAAAGGTTGGTTCTTTCAGTAAACTGAGGGATAGGGGCAAAGTCAAAACTTGTAAATAAAATTCTTAGAAATAATCAAAATAAGCAAAGGGTTTAGCCAACTGCCTGTTTAACAGAGACTGTTGATAACGGTGAATCAGTTCTGCCCAAACCCAAGTCTGTAATCTGGTAATTATCTGCAACACTGCTTCAAGCCAAGACCTAAATCTCCCGTTTCCCACACTGGTGCGCTGCTGACTGCTCTTGATTTTCTGATCTTGCTCTTTTGTGGTTTTTGCCCtcttaataaataaatttgtTGAAACTCGATTTCATTAAACAATTGTTTCTGGCTAGTCTAAATTGGTAATGGGGGGCTTCACGTTCTCTTGTACATTCAGCTGGTTTTGTGCTGCACAAGAAGGTAAGCCCATTAAGGCGTAAGATGATGCACAAAGGAACTTGGGACATCCCcagttttaaaattatgcttTCTGAACCAGAGTCTGAAATGTGTTggtgaagaggagaaaaggatgGAAAGGGTGTTTGCAGCTGTTGTAAAAGGAAAAGTGGTTATAAATAGGTCACGGTTTCATAAACATTTATTATTGTTGCTACAACTTCCCTTAAGGAGTGTTTATGTTTTCATTCACAGTACTcggaaaaagaagataaatatgaAGAAGAAATCAAGATTCTCTCTGACAAGCTGAAAGAAGTAAGTTTGTCCATCCCCAACCTGTATTTTGGCATCGTTTGTTTAACAGCATCCTattgctctattttttttaatttttttttcaggctgaaacTCGTGCTGAATTTGCAGAGAGAACAGTTGCCAAACTGGAAAAGTCTATTGATGACCTGGAAGGTATGAAATCACTCGAGTTTCATTTAAAAGTGGTCAatttcaaatcagaaaaaaaaattctaggagAGGGGATTAGATTTTATCGGGAAAGGACAGAAGTGCTTGTGAGGCCTATTGGTAGACTGGCACGATGCGTCCACTGGACATGTCTGTCCTGCGTGGTACCTCCCGGCCAGAGGAAGCTCTCCTGAAAGAGTTCTCTCTCCAGAAGCTGGTAACAATAACCTGATTTTGGCCAACTCGCACATACATGGCCTCGAGGGCTTTTTCCATTAATAACAAGATCACAACCCTACTTAATCTgatcactgaaaaataatttgtgagattaaaaaaaaggaaatgtaggtGAAGCTTCTGACCTGGCAGCTGtgtggatttttttgctttcataccGATACTCAGTTAcgcatctgttttcttcttttgttttcctccccaacTGCTTTGGCTGCTGCCTTCTGACTGTCTTCGTGTCTCCTACTCTGCGCCTCTTCTCTGGactgtttttctgcatttcttgctgAAACGTGCCTTCTGCCCTCGTCACCGCTAGACGAGCTGTACGCTCAGAAGCTGAAGTACAAAGCGATCAGTGAGGAGCTTGACCATGCTCTCAATGACATGACCTCTTTGTGATCTGCACCTTTGGGGGGGCACGGGGGCCGCTCTGACTCGCTGCATTTCCTAAGCTTTTCTCGCCTGTAATACCTGTCACTTCTGTGCAGCTTCCACAAGCGATCCTTCCGTCCCCTCTGTGAGAACTGAGCTCAATAAAAACGAGATACCTCTACCTTTCAGTTTTTGGGGTTTATTTCCTTATAATTCACCTAAAATACACTAGTAACGACAGTGAAGGTAAGTCCGGCTCCCGACTCCGGGGACGGGCAGATGCCGTCCGCACGGGTGCCCCCGTTGGCAGAGGCAGGACCCGGCGCGCTGGCAAACGCCTGAATTTTGGTGTCCCCAAGGATGCGTGTGGCAACGCAAAGCTTTTGAGCGCGCTTGGGCGCGTACTTGGCGGTGTTCCATCTGCCTGGTTAAAAACTCTGGGGGCAATGGAAACTCTGAAGGACGCGTGCTGTAAATCACACGTTCAATCAAAACACAAGTCTGTCACGTTACCCATAAAACGTGTCCCAAAACTGCACTAAATGAGAGCAATTACCCCCCAAATTGGCCTTGTTTTGTGAATGGAGGTGTAGTGTTGTCTTGAACGTGGAGGTAAGTAATCACGGTTTTTATTTAGAGAGAAAAGGCTGTGGAGTCGTGTGTGGTTTaagtcttgttttcttcttctttctcactAGAAAAACTTGCTCAAGCGAAAGAAGAGAACTTGGGGTTGCATCAGACACTGGACCAGACGCTAAACGAACTGAACTGTATATGAGATGGCGAAGAACCCCAGCGGCCAACAGGAACTGAAGACTCCGTCTGCATTTACCGTTATcgtccctctctctctctcgctctGTCTCCTGGAGAAAACCGATTAAGTTATGACCAGTACAGACGCGCGTAAGGCTCTGGCGTGACTCGAAGGCCGTCGCGCGCCTCTTGACGCCAGCAGCGCCGACCCCGGGCCCCTCCAGGGCACCCTCCTCCCGCTCGCGTGCGGGAGAGCGCGAGCCGCGCCCGGGGCGGTGGGAGCCGCCCTCGTTTTTCATTTCCGCGGGCTATCGATCGCGCGGCTGTAGCTTTTCCTCACGGTTGGTTAGTCGTTTTTATATAAACCCCGGTAGCAGCTGTACCCCAGCAGTAGTGTCGCCCTCCGCCGGCAGCCTGTTCGCGACGTTTCATATTAAACAATTTCTCACGGTACCGAGGCCTCCTCCCGCTCCTTTCGTAGCGCTTCCGCTCGGGTGACGTCACGAGCCGGCACACCACGTCGAGCTGCGGGGAGTTAGAGGCGTGACGTCGCTATCGGCAGCAGGAAGTGACGCtcgggcggggcggagcggagcggagccggccGCCAATCGCGCCGCCGCTTACCCCAGCGGGCCAAGGCCGCCCGCCAATGGGGCGCCGGCTCCGCGCCCTTCCTGCCGGACTCGGCGGGTGACGCGCGCCGGGCTCGACCAATAAGCGCGCGGCGGGCGGTGatgggcggcgggcgcggccggtgaggcggcgcggggggcgggcgcggcggggaggggcggcgcCCGCGAACATGGCGAAGACGTACGACTATCTCTTCAAGCTGCTGCTCATCGGCGACTCGGGTGTGGGGAAGACGTGCGCGCTCTTCCGCTTCTCCGAGGACGCCTTCAACGCCACCTTCATCTCCACCATCGGTGAGGGCAGGGGGGCGGCCCGGACGGCGCTGACCGCGCCGGCCGGTGGTCCCGCCCGGCGGCTCCGGTTCGGGGCCTGGAAACGGCTCGTTCTGCCCGGAGGAGCGGGATggcggccggcccgggccgagggagcggagcggagcggggcgggttCGCTGCCGGCGCCGGTGGCTCCgaggctcggggtggggggcgcagcccggccctgccgccgcctcggcccggcccggcccggcccggctcggcccggctggggtgccctgccctgtcctgtcCTGTGCTGTCCTGCGGGGCTTGGGGCCGGAGCTCGGTCTCGGCTCCGGCCGCTCTCTCGGCTGCGCGGCGGGACGGGAGCCGCCTTCGCGAACCGGGCGGCTCTTTTCGTTCGCTGAAGGGGAGGACGCTCTGCTGGCGCTCGTCCTGAGCGTGAAAACGCGAGCGGCGAAatgaggggggagggaagaaatgagAATTTGGGCTTTCGGCAGGAACCGAGAGTAATTCAGTTGCTTCTCTTTTCAggtattgattttaaaattagaacTATAGAGCTAGATGGCAAGAGAATTAAACTACAGATATGGTAAGACTTTTCTTCTGAAGTTAATGTCCAGTCGCCGGGTGTCCGCATGGCGCGGGGCGGTGATGTTATCGTGAAGTCTTTACCCTAGTTGTGCCCTTCAGCGGTTTACGACATCTTAGAAACTAAAAGATAGTTCTAGCGCACCTAAAGACTGCTTCAAATTCATTAAGTCTTTCGGTGTTTCTGACTTGAGCGTGTTGCCGTTGGTGGTTTGCGTGAGCCCCCGCGTTCTCTCTGTTCCAGGGACACTGCCGGGCAGGAGCGATTTCGGACCATCACAACCGCCTACTACAGGGGAGCAATGGTAGGAGCTGTGCGGGGTGATGCTAAACCTAACGCGGGTGATCCAGCTGTCACAGATCGGCTGGGTTTAATGCGGAACGCGCACAACCGCCGATGTCTTCCGGCACGTAGACTCTGCCCAGCTAAATGTTTACAGCAGCGCTCCTGTTTCAggcggtgctggggctgtgctgggacaACGTGGGAGCTCGTAGGGGCAGCTTCGCTCCGTGACTCGCTCTAAAATACGTGTCCTGCACACCTTATCTAGCCAGGCACAAACTGCGATTCAGTGTTGTGTGGAAGTGTGAACCGACTGGTTTAAAAATAGTCTTTGATAAGTTGCTCCTTCCTGCTGTGGACAAGTCTTTAACCCTTGCTTAAACTGACGCTAGCTGAAATTGTCTCCTTCTTAATCTTTAGGGCATTATGTTAGTCTATGACATCACCaatgaaaaatcttttgaaaacatTCGGAACTGGGTCAGGAATATTGAAGAGGTAATTTCTCTATTTACTTACTGAATAATAAAAGATGCAATTTCTTCCTCCAAAAGTAGTTGAAACTTAATTGCTTCAGAAGCGTTACCTTTCTTTTGGATTCATGTGCTGAAGGGTGCCTGGAAAATAAATTGAATGAAAACCAGGAATACCTTCTGGAACGCCTTGGTTAACAGTAGCCTGTTGTGCTGGGACACGAGAGCCAGCCGGGGGGACTGTAGCCCTTCCAGCCATGAGGGGACCGAAAAGTTGATGTTTTCCTGACACAACAAGTGATCCAAGAGCTGTCGTTACGCAGGACACGCGCCGGGCTGCTGGGATGAGGGGCTTGGGGGAGCCCGTAAATCTGTGGAAGATGCTTGGCATTCCATGTTAAGTCCTTGATGCGCGCCTCATCTTTTTGACAATATTTGTCTAAAAAGACCCAAGCCAAAGTCCTTTGATCTGTTTCTATCTCAGCACGCCTCTCCAGATGTTGAAAAAATGATCCTTGGGAACAAATGTGATGCAAATGACAAAAGACAAGTTTCTAGAGAGCAAGGGGAGAAGGTAAGTGCCGTAGCTTTAATGTATTTCAGCTTAGACTTTTTGGAGCATAAAACCTACATTTGTTACGGTCTGTATGCCTCCTTGGTACCTCAGTGGTGTTCCTAAACAGAACTATTGAACGTTTCCCAAGCTGTAGTTGCAGGACATTTCCCCACTCTGATTAAAAGTTAAGAATTCTTGTCGATTAGCTGGTCAGGATGTATTAGGTGTGAAGCAAcgagctagattttttttcttaggaaaaggaagaaaaagcatgctAGAGTTTGACATTTAGGAAACGTCTCTCTGACTGAAAGCCACTGAGACAAGGTAGACAGGATTGTCTTTTCTGGCGTCGGATGTTACTTAGTCAGGGAAGGTGCTTCTACGCGCTGCAGATGTTACGAGACTGACCGGATAcccatgcaagaaaaaaaataaaagacaaaggagCAGATGAAGATGGGTGCAGAgtgtgaaacagcagaaaaaagccCAGCAAGAAGAGATACTAATAGGAACGAGATTTAGTTCCTGATTTGTGCAAATTGTTCTGCTTGAGTAAATCCCCAAGTTGCTATGAATCACGCCAGAAGGGGCAGATCCTGTGCAGTTGGTTATATTTAGAGCTGTTCCCGTAATTATCCAACTAACATGAAACCTGCTTTTGTTCAGCTTGCTGCAAGTTTTGGAATTAAATTCATGGAGACCAGCgcaaaagcaaatataaacatAGAGAATGTAAGTACTATAacataactatatatatatatatataaaaaaaaaactatATATAAGTTCTCTTATATGTATTGACTTATTTATGCAAACAAGCAATAAGAACACTTGCCTGTCCTGGTTGGGTGCAAAACTCCTTTGTTAGATACTGCGGATGGGTTATTAAGTACATATCCGTGCGTTCCATGAAGGCATTGTCTAGCCAACGTTATGCCGATTTATTTAAATTGAAGTGGGTGCTTAGACCGTAGCACAAGGGTGTTAGAGCAAACGGTGGCAGGGCGGCACACTGAAAAACTGGGCTTAGGCCTTTGCATTCAATAATGTGATTGACAAAGGGTGACATTTTCCTTCTACATAAGCCCACATTGTGCCATGGTGGTTTTCAGGCTCGGTAATGGGGTTAGAAAAGGAGCATGAAAACCTGAAGGGGCGCAGGGGGAACCTGAAAACTTGCTGTTCTTCAGGAGTTCAGTATATGTAGAAACTTGGGAAGGCAGCTTATCGCTAAACAAGAATGTTAGAATATATTAACACTTAACTGGTTTACTTGTTGCAGGCGTTTTTCACTCTTGCAAGAGacatcaaagcaaaaatggaCAAGAAGTTGGTGAGTAACCTTTACTTGGTCCACGctgtatttaaataagaaaaaaaaaaaaacaacccacaagcaAAAGCCAAATAGCAAGTACTGCTTCACAGTGTATAAAAAATACTTTATCGTCTCTTTCATGGGGGttatagaaatttatttttagttttgtcaAGCTACTCTCTGGCCTTCTCGTATAAAAGTTGTCTCTGCATTTCAGGAATTAGCTGCAATGGTTGAGGTTTcctaaataaaattatcttttatttattttattgcaagtCAGGCCAGTGGTAGAGCAGTTTAATGATGTTTCTTGCTCTTGTGGTCTGAAAAATTAGTCATATAGGAGGCCCACTTCATACTTCAGGGTAGTCTTGAAACTAGTATGTTTAAAAATAGGTAAAGAACTAATTTTTTTGATAACTTCTACAAAAGCATCCTGAGAAGCAGTTGGATTACCTTTTGCACAACAAATAAATATGTATCAATGTCGGTTTGTTCCTTACAAAATGAAGCTAACAAAGATTCCTTCTACTTTCACTGAGCATTCCACCTTCATGTGACCAGACGTGTGCTGACGGAGCTGTGATATTTTGGGTCTTGCTGACGATTCCTAAGTGTTTCAGCAAGAGCCAAACATgtcctataatttttttttttaatctcggCTGTCTTTGAGTTTATAGAAAGAAGATGAATAGGCGCGGTGCACGTTAGTCAAAGCCAAAAGTAGCAGATGCAGTTCTCCGACTTCTTGTAGCAGCTGATGTAAGGCTCAGATAAATGAGTCAAGACTCCTGTTGGTTTTAGCAATGGTTTTTTGTGTATGGCAGGCTTGATTCAAGAAAATGAATAGATGAAGTATGGATGCTAGAAGTGGTTCAGTATAAATAAGTAACTGAATATTCTTTGCGTCTTCAGGAAGGCAATAGCCCGCAAGGCAGCAACCAGGGAGTCAAAATCACACCAgaccagcaaaagaaaagcagctttttccgATGTGTTCTTCTGTGAGGGACACGGCCTTAATCTGAGCATCTGCTCAGCTGAACTGGACTGTGCCTGTTCTGAGTGAGATTTCCTCTGTCTGTGGACTTAGCATTTTCAACATACCTTGTCACTTTGTGACCATCTGAATAAGAAATCGTTTATTTTAGTAATTGTCTGACTCTTCAATTTTGGAGATGAAACAAGTTTATTTTTGTCAGATTGCCACTGGGCATGCGTATTGTCTAGCAGAGGGAGTACAGATCAAACGTGACCTGTGATATAGCACCTTTGCTGACAGGCTTCAATCTTTTTGTTCGTATATGTAATGTATCCAAATTAGAAAGATTAAGTTATGATCAAAACAAGAAACTGAAATGCCAACGTTAATAAAGTACAGGTATGTGTACATGATACATGTGCAAATCCATGTCTATAGATGCACATGGAACAATCGCATCAAAACATCAAGTAAATGCACTTACGTAAGCAGGACAGGCTTATACCTTTTCAGAAGGTAGAAGGAAGCTTTCTGCATCTCCACCTCTTTGCTAGTCCAGAGAAAATCCTTTATCTGCCTGTTACTTACTCAGTTGCGTTATTGTAGACAATCCACAAGTACAAttgaagttttgaaaaaaaaaaaaaaaaaatcctcctcaaAGGaatctctatttttttaaaaaaccaaagtgTGCTGTAAATATAATGGATCCTTGCCATCAGGAAGTACTTTATCCATGTTAGACTTGACCATGCTTAATTAAGTACTCCAGATGTTTAGACGTGTTTAACAGGAGATGATAGCTACAGTGAGTCCCATGGAAATGATCTGTTGTCTGTTCTTAGAGAAACAGACCGTGGTTCAGGTAGGGACAGTCCCTCAAAATCTAACATTACAATGGGTGGCGTTTTCTTCTCCAGTTGAGAATGACTGACTCCAGATCTGTCGTGATGTAGTAGCTGGTTTTAAATTGTGACGAGAAAATGTATTGCACTGCTTCCAGTTGTGTGTTCTCATGCACACTTGCTCACATATGCAAATAAATGTTGCACATACGaacactttctgaaaacagacttttttaaaCTGAGACTTGCCTTGCTGCTATGTATTGATCATTTCAGATTTCAAGCAGCAACAGACCTGTTAATAGCGTGCATCAATGCAAATGATGTTTAGTCCTCAGTGGAAATATTCTATGTATTTATTCCTATAAACACAGTCTATTACATTCcgatgtataaaatatataacaGCCAAGTAAAGCTCTTAGGTAGCTAGTTGCTCTTAGTTCAGAGGCTGTAAGCCTGACTCTTAATTAGACTGACAAAAGGAGCCAGTAAGAGCCATCTACTTCAAAGTCTGCTGTCAAGTGATTGGAATTACGGTGTATTTAACTGAAATGAACATATCAGCTGTGTCCTGCAACTCACTGGAATTGTTAACATGCTTTGTTTACATTGACAACTGCACTTAAGGGTAAAATTAAAGCTGATTTTAAAGTTAATGAATTTACtcaccagttttgttttcttcaagttTATGGTATTGTATTCTGCCCTCAGAGTAGCACTCGTGTTACTGTAGTTAAACATCTACCAGATTCATAATTAAACTTTATAAATCTGCAGCATGCAATTAGGCTTAACAGGAATATTGCCTGTTTTtctaaaatggaaaaaggaaattttactgTATAAGTTACTTACTGgtttataaaaatgcattttatatgctaccaaccttctttttttttttttttaatagctagcACATTACAATGAGATCTGTTCATGATTAAAATCATACATAAAGCTTTCCTCTAACCAGAACATTATgatgggggtttgttttgtttactcgTGGCTTTTTAGCATGAGGACTTGGTGAACATGTACCATAGTGGATTACAGGGAGGTGTATTTGTAGGATAAAACTATGTTAAGCTACTGAAAAGCCTTCTAGTCAGTATATGCTTCTAGTCAGTATACGCTTCAAAGTGTAGTTAATACAGAGCTATAGACTGGACAAGCAATGCTTCTATCTTGAGATAAggatgcttttaaagaaagacttTGTGTATGCCTCAAGAAATTGAGGCAGAATTGGGGAGGTGATTAAGGCATGGTCTGAATGTTGTTTTCCTACACAAAACTGATCTGGTTAATGATTTGTTTCTGGCTTAGTAGTAAATGTGGATTGTCTTGCATCCATCCTTCTACTTTAATACAGCCAGATGGTACAGCCAGACTTATTTTTCAAAGTGACTGGAAAAATAAGTGGTTAGTCCAAGTTGGTATCACAGTGTCCACTGTGATACTGGGCATTGCCTGTCGACAGTGTCTAAATCAATAATTCATCTTGAGAGGAGAAAGCAAACCATACTATTTTACAAGTGGATAAAACTTGAAGGATGGAATTGTGTTGTTCACTCCTCATTTTCTAAATCTTAAGTACTCTTTTGCATTCAAAGCTAACTCTTTG encodes the following:
- the TPM4 gene encoding tropomyosin alpha-4 chain isoform X1; amino-acid sequence: MAAPSSLEAVKRKIQCLQQQADEAEDRAQVLQRELDLERDLREKAEGEVAALNRRIQLVEEELDRAQERLATALQKLEEAEKAADESERGMKVIENRAMKDEEKMEIQEMQLKEAKHIAEEADRKYEEVARKLVILEGELERAEERAEVSEVKCSDLEEELKNVTNNLKSLEAQSEKYSEKEDKYEEEIKILSDKLKEAETRAEFAERTVAKLEKSIDDLEEKLAQAKEENLGLHQTLDQTLNELNCI
- the TPM4 gene encoding tropomyosin alpha-4 chain isoform X4, with the protein product MEAIKKKMQMLKLDKENAIDRAEQAETDKKAAEDKCKQVEDELVALQKKLKGTEDELDKYSEALKDAQEKLEQAEKKATDAEGEVAALNRRIQLVEEELDRAQERLATALQKLEEAEKAADESERGMKVIENRAMKDEEKMEIQEMQLKEAKHIAEEADRKYEEVARKLVILEGELERAEERAEVSEVKCSDLEEELKNVTNNLKSLEAQSEKYSEKEDKYEEEIKILSDKLKEAETRAEFAERTVAKLEKSIDDLEEKLAQAKEENLGLHQTLDQTLNELNCI
- the TPM4 gene encoding tropomyosin alpha-4 chain isoform X2, which encodes MAAPSSLEAVKRKIQCLQQQADEAEDRAQVLQRELDLERDLREKAEGEVAALNRRIQLVEEELDRAQERLATALQKLEEAEKAADESERGMKVIENRAMKDEEKMEIQEMQLKEAKHIAEEADRKYEEVARKLVILEGELERAEERAEVSEVKCSDLEEELKNVTNNLKSLEAQSEKYSEKEDKYEEEIKILSDKLKEAETRAEFAERTVAKLEKSIDDLEDELYAQKLKYKAISEELDHALNDMTSL
- the RAB8A gene encoding ras-related protein Rab-8A isoform X2; amino-acid sequence: MAKTYDYLFKLLLIGDSGVGKTCALFRFSEDAFNATFISTIGIDFKIRTIELDGKRIKLQIWDTAGQERFRTITTAYYRGAMGIMLVYDITNEKSFENIRNWVRNIEEHASPDVEKMILGNKCDANDKRQVSREQGEKLAASFGIKFMETSAKANINIENAFFTLARDIKAKMDKKLNP
- the RAB8A gene encoding ras-related protein Rab-8A isoform X1 translates to MAKTYDYLFKLLLIGDSGVGKTCALFRFSEDAFNATFISTIGIDFKIRTIELDGKRIKLQIWDTAGQERFRTITTAYYRGAMGIMLVYDITNEKSFENIRNWVRNIEEHASPDVEKMILGNKCDANDKRQVSREQGEKLAASFGIKFMETSAKANINIENAFFTLARDIKAKMDKKLEGNSPQGSNQGVKITPDQQKKSSFFRCVLL
- the TPM4 gene encoding tropomyosin alpha-4 chain isoform X3 — its product is MEAIKKKMQMLKLDKENAIDRAEQAETDKKAAEDKCKQVEDELVALQKKLKGTEDELDKYSEALKDAQEKLEQAEKKATDAEGEVAALNRRIQLVEEELDRAQERLATALQKLEEAEKAADESERGMKVIENRAMKDEEKMEIQEMQLKEAKHIAEEADRKYEEVARKLVILEGELERAEERAEVSEVKCSDLEEELKNVTNNLKSLEAQSEKYSEKEDKYEEEIKILSDKLKEAETRAEFAERTVAKLEKSIDDLEDELYAQKLKYKAISEELDHALNDMTSL